One Azospirillum brasilense DNA segment encodes these proteins:
- a CDS encoding NAD(P)/FAD-dependent oxidoreductase: MSEPDVIIVGGGLHGCSTALHLAMRGVRALVLEKDHIGRHASGVNAGGVRQLGRHAAEVPLSVASMALWHGIRDLVDDDCGFESHGQLKVAETEAELESCRERAAQLTALGFTHEEVVDQAELRRLVPSIAEHCLGALVSRRDGAAIPYRTTFAFKRKAESLGARFHEGAAVARVARSGRNWRVETADGVAHEAPVLVNCAGAWADRLAAQLGEPVPLEVIAPMLMITARVPPFLKPVVGATGRTLSFKQFPNGTVLIGGGLLGRAYRDENRTDLDFAKVSTNARTVWDLFPIMRSATIVRSWAGIEARMPDDIPVIGPSGTEEGVFHAFGFSAHGFQLGPIVGRITADLITRGASDLPIDAFRIQRFRHTAAAA, from the coding sequence ATGTCGGAGCCGGACGTCATCATCGTCGGGGGCGGCCTGCACGGCTGCTCCACCGCGCTGCACCTCGCCATGCGCGGGGTCCGGGCATTGGTGTTGGAGAAGGACCACATCGGCCGCCACGCCTCTGGCGTGAACGCCGGCGGGGTGCGCCAGCTCGGCCGCCACGCCGCGGAGGTGCCGCTGTCCGTCGCCTCGATGGCGCTGTGGCACGGCATCCGCGACCTCGTGGACGACGATTGCGGCTTCGAAAGCCACGGCCAGCTCAAGGTCGCGGAGACCGAGGCGGAGCTTGAGTCCTGTCGGGAGCGGGCGGCCCAGCTCACAGCGCTCGGCTTCACGCACGAGGAGGTGGTGGATCAGGCGGAGCTGCGCCGCCTCGTCCCGTCCATCGCCGAGCATTGCCTCGGCGCCCTGGTGTCGCGACGCGACGGGGCGGCCATCCCCTACCGCACGACCTTTGCCTTCAAGCGCAAGGCGGAGAGTCTGGGTGCGCGCTTCCACGAGGGGGCGGCGGTGGCGCGGGTCGCCCGCTCGGGCCGCAACTGGCGGGTGGAGACGGCGGACGGCGTGGCGCACGAGGCGCCGGTCCTGGTCAATTGCGCCGGGGCCTGGGCCGACCGGCTGGCCGCCCAACTCGGCGAGCCGGTGCCGCTGGAGGTCATCGCGCCCATGCTGATGATCACCGCCCGCGTGCCGCCCTTCCTGAAGCCGGTGGTCGGGGCGACGGGCCGCACCCTGTCCTTCAAGCAGTTTCCCAACGGGACGGTGCTGATCGGCGGCGGGCTCCTGGGCCGGGCCTACCGCGACGAGAACCGGACGGACCTGGACTTCGCCAAGGTCAGCACCAACGCCCGCACGGTGTGGGACCTGTTCCCGATCATGCGCAGCGCCACCATCGTCCGCTCCTGGGCGGGGATCGAGGCGCGGATGCCCGACGATATCCCGGTGATCGGCCCCAGCGGCACGGAGGAGGGGGTGTTCCACGCCTTCGGCTTCTCCGCCCACGGCTTCCAGCTCGGCCCCATCGTCGGGCGGATCACCGCCGACCTGATCACCCGCGGGGCGAGCGACCTGCCCATCGACGCCTTCCGCATCCAGCGATTCCGCCACACGGCGGCCGCCGCGTGA
- a CDS encoding RidA family protein: MTIQRFDCGPRMSEMVVHNSTVYLCGQIADFEAMGGVTHDVTAQTRDVLRQIDVLLERAGTDKSRLLTATVYLADMAGFAAMNAAWDAWVDRANAPARATVEAKLADPDLLVEIQVIAAL; encoded by the coding sequence TTGACGATTCAGCGTTTCGATTGCGGCCCCCGGATGAGCGAGATGGTCGTTCACAACAGCACCGTCTATCTGTGCGGCCAGATCGCCGATTTCGAGGCCATGGGCGGCGTGACCCACGACGTGACGGCGCAGACCCGCGACGTGCTGCGCCAGATCGACGTTCTGCTGGAGCGCGCCGGCACGGACAAGAGCCGGCTGCTCACCGCCACCGTCTATCTCGCCGACATGGCCGGCTTCGCGGCGATGAACGCCGCCTGGGACGCCTGGGTGGACCGCGCCAACGCCCCGGCCCGCGCGACCGTCGAGGCCAAGCTCGCCGACCCCGACCTGCTGGTCGAGATCCAGGTGATCGCGGCCCTTTGA